cgtcactggttcgatacagtcagagTAAAAGTTagcctatactgtggtacagtctatataaaatatttaaacctcgcatcgtgttgtgttgttcatagaaccagctacgtcactgaccccACCTTGCCCCTCAGAGGAGAAGAATCGGcattgggtaaccttatgttctatagaccttgcgTATAACCAACACTTTTTGCGATCAAAAACTCCACCTAACGCTttgtcaaaaacaaaattttttccgACAAGGGAACATTGAGTGGACAAGTCATAGACAAAATTGTCGGTATTGGGTTACCTCAATCCAAATTAACCAAGAAAGTCGTACACCCAATATCCGCAAAAGATTTGAGGAAATTggaaaaagatatttaaattctttaaaaactaTGTCATTCCTTCCATCCCACTACTGACCCAACTCAATTCCAACGGCAGTTATTCCAACAAAATGGCGCGCCATCACACTTCAAGAAgctactaaatcagtttttaacactcagggaattgtttaaaataattggttaccatagttactcatggctattgctgtttttatcatttatataaatttaaagtaattaaagtttaaagtaatatttctcgaaaattttcttatataaccaatattaatattgactgtactagattcagaaaaaattttctttcatattccgtaataaaaatgattgccatttgaaaaaatatcaataacgtcataactcgttaaACCGTTTAACaagcaaattattttttaactctttAGATTTAGTTGTGGTAATGCAGCTATTTGACCTTACTGACAAGTGGTCTCTATAAAAGCCACTAACTATTAAAGGGTAAAAAATGCGGAAAAAATTTGACATCTACACCAAAAGTTGCACAAAATTGAAATCTTTAGACccattttaaggttttttccataaaccgttcaTAATGATATTGACGCAGGTCGTCGTGACAGACCCTATCACAAATGGAACTTAActagaaacagaaaaatccACAACGTTAGTAGTTTTTGGCGCAAaacgtgttagttctagagttttctcctggtcatataagaaatttatcgttttgaacaaggtttaaaaatagttaaaacgtatgaatttaacagtttttggccaaaaatgcAGTAATGCAAGCGCgtgatcgccgcgtgttatacaccagtagaattttcgataagatacatatacttctatagttttccccctatcagataagaaagttgtttagacgaagagtatttaagcgtttctgggtgtagggatgtatattaagggtgattaagcatgacgccgatagatattgatCGACAAAAACACGGATTAATATAGTTTAAGCAGCGCTctttctgactgtgataacagttttttaaaattcgcttttataacttttataacaattgcacaaggtcttgaagtttggtaattttgagctattttaagtacagagcggtgttcttcattttttattgatcttaaatATTATCGGCAGACGAAAACCCGGTTCTAGTTAGAGAACGATTTAAGCTTTCAAGcggtgcatttagtttttcgctatctctaataataaggaagatatcagctaagaaagtagataagAAATTACGgttaaagtttgttgctgggaggtttgttgctatcgtcgcacGGGTGTTACGATACTTTTCCAGAAGAGTTTACCTCAACTTTACCAATTTTCTACCAATATCAATTCTGCGAGATCATTGTGGACTTACTTAATTTATCAACATAACAATAAAAGTGCTCTTAGTTATCTCCTGTAATATCAAGATGAATGGAGAAGCAACTGGAGATCGCTTTGAGACTTTTCCTTTTTGGAGGTGATTTGAACGAAtggttaaaaaatcataacaatgatgtttatggaaaataagaaaatttgctttaaaattttttttatatcatgacGATATCTTCATTCATGTGAAGAtacgatgttttaaaatttatatgaaatataaatttataacaatcaaatatgcagagttggatttaagaaatcataacaacgatgattatggaattatttatggtgtattaaatcttcatttaatttgctttaaactgctttttatttcataacgatatctcaattagtttttgagagttgggttttaaaaataaaaacagctGCTTTGTCacactttaaatttacattaaatttgctgcATTTTAAGCTGTGACGATATAAATTTATCCTATTTCCAAACAATCACAGTAAGTGATTATTAAGTTAtaagatatttaataaataatgaagcCTCGGCAAGACTTTAGTactaaatttctaaaaatgaaattgcaCGAAACAGAACATCTGCTGGatttactaaattatttacaCTGATTACTCAAGTTATTAAGTCGGCAAAGGTCgcattctttattatttttttgggtTTTAGAAGAGTTTCCACATTTTAGATTGTATTAATAGTGCGAAATGCTTGAACAGAGATTAAGGAAACAACAATGCAGAAAgcttaaaaaaagttatatattTTGAAACCTAGAGCAGAAGCAGCTAACTTTCAATCTACGCCGCCGATTAGGTAGCGAGGCTGCTGAGTCTCGCATAAGAAACTTAATTTAACACGTTAACTGTCACGTGAAGCACGTATGCTTTACACAACTACTATCCGCTGGAGCCATGTGAATCATGTATGCTTCACGGACTGTTTTACCATTTTATTTGCCTGATACAGCCGCGTTTCactaataataacttaattaataataacttaataagcCCTTAATATGACCTGGTGCACTAAATCCCGTGCTTAGCCCAATGAAAAGTTATTGTGTTGCAGAATACGAAGGTGCGTCTCTGCTACGTTTCTCCTCGCGCGTTTCAGTAAAACAACAAATGTAAactgaaatatttattttagtttcacAACACAAAATGAAAAGTAATCTATAGCTTTAGAATAACATAAGAaagtgaaaagaaaaataattcacTGCTTTAGAACACAATCAagcatataaaaaataaaatgtcataaaaaattgaaaagatatAGTAACGTCTCGGATTTTCTTTCCTTCAAAATCTTACATAGAAGATCCAAGGCATTAATCTCTAGTAATTATAAAACATACTTAGTCAACATGCAATCCAATTTGATTGACTGTCCTTCACACCTTTGGTCCTacgctaaaaataaaaagcgcCGAGACAATAGTTTGCCGGCCCGTATGATTCACAATGACAATTATGCGCTTGGTGAACATCAAATTGCCGAGTTATTTTCTCAGTTTTTCAGCTCAGTTTTCATTGATGGTAAACTTCTACAGAATGAATAATAACTTTCACCCTTGGTTTTCAGTTGAAGATGTGCAGCGATCCCTTGCTAATAGGTGTGTCCCTGAACTAGCTAAGCCACTATATACTATCTTCTGTCGTTCACTGGCCTATTCAGTTTTCCCAGCGGAGTGGAAAAAAGCGTTTATTCTTCAAATCTACAAGTCAGGAAGTAGGAACCTTGTTTCTAATTATCGCCCTATTTCCATTCTTTCGATACTGTCAAAGGCGTAATATGAGTAAATCGTTTATGAAACTTTATATAATTTCTTCGGATCGGCTTTCTTCGTGGCCGATCTACAGAGACTAATCTGTTATCCTACACAAATTACATTCAATCTTGTTTGAATGATAATTCCCAGGTGACGTCCAGTTTTCTTTCGTGGGTAGCATCATACATTTTGGATAGATACCAAGttgtaaaaatgaataattatgtATCTAACTTTACTTTAGTTACCTCTGGTGTGCCACAGGGTAGTCACTTGGGACCGATCTTATTTATAGCTTATATTAATGATATCTATGAGTGCTTCCACCATAGTGCTTTTCTGCTTTACGCTGATGATTGTAAAGTATTCTCAAAGGTTCAATAAACTTCGGAGTGTGCAAGGTTACAAACTGATCTAGACAGATTACATATATATTGCATACAAAATTTCCTTTACTTAAATTATGACAAATGCAATCAAATAGCATTTAGCAGAAAAAGATAcccagtgaatttcacttataGGCTTGGACCGGGCCCTTTGAAAGCATTGTCGGAGGTGAAGGATCTTGGCGTTGTcctgaatttaaaattacttttcaatAACCATGTTGAGGAGTTACTCCGTAAAGCTAACAGGCACTTAGGATTCATCATTAGAATATCAAGACCTTTTACTGATCTTCATTGCATTAAAACTGTATTCATGGCTTACATTAACAGTGTTCGTGATTACGCTTCGGTTGTCTGGAACCCTGTGTATACTACGAATGTTGGCCGCATTGAGGCTTTATAGACAAGATTCGTACGATACTTCGCTCACAAATTCAGCCTATCATACTGTATGTATATACGAGCAAAATTGATGTgttatttctgtttaaaatgatCAGTGGATCGGTTGACTCGCCCGAATTTGTGggacaaatttcatttgttgTTCCGAAGTATCCCACACGAGATCAATGTTTGTTTCGACTACCCGGTTTCTCAACAAACGCGTATTATAACTCTGCGCTACCGCGAATGATGTCAACTTATAATCGTCACTGTTCAAACtatgacatttttaatttatcatttgcATCGTTTCATAAAGTCTTAATAAAGTTACAATTTGTCAATAGCAGTTCAGTTTTGATTCGACTACGACCTTGGTGtttacttttaagtttattattacGTATAGTAtcatattgttttattatttagtacTTAGTATGTAGTTGGGAATTagtattattgtttatttatttttctcgttttcctttttaatttaatctcaACTGCGTATGgttgtataattaatgttattcgaagttttcttttgctttttgtattatagtcttttgtattatttagtGAATACTATTATGGTGTCTCCCTGTCTGTATCCCAAacagttgaaataaaataaataaacaaaatatcatGCAGTAATGTTTTTCGCACTGGTCACATTTCCATTTAGAGTgtggtgtttttttttgactgCGACAGCTCTTCCACTTTCTGCTGCTATTTTGCTATAGAACACACTATATCTTCGTCTGTTGGATGTACCCACATCACCTAATTGATGGTTTTTTAACTTCTCAAATTGATCCTCTTGATATTTATTGGACATATCTAAGAGTACTTCTGCAGCTCCTTAAAGTCAGtgattgataaatttttagcCGCAGTTAGATCCTAGAAGCAGTTCAACCACGATTTTCCTGTACCACGTGACACTTAATAAGTCAATAAAAGCTTTGGATTTATTATAATCCACGACAACATCTGGCTTATCTACTTCGGAACTCCATCCAGACTTGACTGTAATCAGACGGTCAACATGCTTTGCAGAAAGGGTTATAACATCGCGTTTGTTGTGCCACTTCGTAACTACAATTCCGGTATTTGTCTGCGTCAAAACACTTACACCTTTTTTTTAGACGTTTTTGTATGATTTCTTAATTAGATGTGTGTTTCTATCCAGCAACTTATGCGCTAGATCCACACTCGTATAATAATTGTCAACATAGACTGTTCTACCGTAATCCAGAAGTGAGTCATACAATTTCATAACAACAGCAGTGGGAACATTTTCGTTGGAATTTTGTTCTTTCCCACAGTAAAGGCGGAAGTCAAAAGTGTAGCCAGCTCTCGTACACAGTTTGAGCAGTTTGACCTCGAATTTATGTCTCTTGTTCTTTATGTACTGGCGGAATATTAGTCGGCTACGAAATAATACTAAACTTTCATATCTGTTCTTTAGGAATGTAATAGCTAAATTAGTTGTCAAGGATTGAATTACTGGCCGAAGTTTATATAGTCTATCAGAAGTATCTGTATTTTCAGTATTGCAAAACTGTCAGTTTGCTAATAGCAACTCGAAACAATTTCGTGACATGacattactaattttatttgcatatattgtttttttataccAATAACTGGATATATGAAGCAAACGAAACAGACCAAAGCTGCAATCCAATGAACACTTTCATTTCCTGATGATTAGTGTTCTTCCATTTGGTTATCCAAGCAGAAGGGCGACGATTTTCAGCGAATTTCTGAGGAGCATAACGATTTACTTTGTTCACCATGAGTTCCATAAGATCATCCATgaacaaattgaaaaatcaacCCAGGATTGTTCAATAATACTCTCATAAAGCTCAGCAGATACACCTGCATTTTCTCTCATATAGTAATTCCTTCAAATACCTTCCGGCCATGTTTACCTCGTCTGAAGAGTTATGTATTCGAACATGATTTACAACATTCTCAATAGTTGTTCGAATTTTTTTTGGCGCTGAGGAGGGGAAAATGCGTTACGCACTCCGGCATACTGTTGGCGCCTGAAGATGGTCTAGCTGGAAAATCGCACTTCGGCCGAGAGTGTGGGACTGCTATCGAAGCCCCAGCTACCCACTAAAACTCCCCCTCATTCCATACCCCGGAACCGCCCATCAGGGCATTTCTTCGgggtttcttcttcttcactttctCGTTCCTCTCCCTCTTCGTCCATGATTTAGAGGCATTttgaaatacaataaaatacatctctttaattttagaatagagttattttaattatatacatGAATGAAGTGGGTGGTTCCTCCTCACTTCTTCTTCCTTCTCTCGTCAACAGGTATCCGTTCCAGTGTGTCTTTATCCATTTACCTCGTTCACCGGGCATTATATGCATTAAAAGATacactttaaattttatgaaataattcatTCTGTTGTCATACCTGGTTGAGAGGAAGTCTACTCCCCTCAAAAGTCCTCTCCTTGGCTCTGCTGTGGTTAGCCCTAATTCGTTGTTTCTAACCTTTCTCTCTTAAACTCTTcttcttgtttaattttgaagcCAGATACAATAAATTCTTGTATTTCTTCCCAATTCTCTTTACTTTCCATCATTAATTGATTGAAGTTTTCTTTCGTCAGTCTGCGAATTTTTTGAGAGCATCTTGTTCTTTCTACTTCAAACATtgggtaataaaaaattgtatgttGTCGTCTATTAATGCTTTCCCAATGTTATATAGGTACTTCCCATATATACCGTGACCGCTCAGAGCCTGCGTCATGTAatggtcaaattcaccccatTTTCTATTTAACCACATCTCGACATTTGGAATCATGATTCTAGTCCATCCATCAGAGCATTCCCACCTCAGTTGCCATTTCTTTATTAAGTTTCTCCTTGCTTCTTCTTCTCCCTGCTCTCCTTACCATTCTTATAGATGTACTCTCTTTCTTCCACTAGCAGGTCCATCGGCGGCATGCCGGCTATCACCTCTACGCTCTTTACTCCAAGTTGGCGCCGCATACATAACTGCTGAAATAACAGTGCTACCTAATAGTTTACGTTTACTTCCGACGGGCCCACCAATATTGGGCATAATTCTCCGTAATATGTTGTTCATTTTTACAGCCTTCTCCgttattctttttatatgCGCAGTCATTTTTagatctttatttaaataaacctCCAGATACTTAACAAGAATCTCCATTTTAGGAGCCTTGCTTCGCCCTTGTAGGACAACCACCTCGGTTTTTGAAGCAGCCACCTTAATACCCATGTTTTGAAGCCTTCTCATCACCTTTCCTACCGCATAGCCAGCCTTGTCCTCTACTTCTTGTTTGGTTTTGCCAGTTATAATTATGGCGAGGTCATCTGCGTATGCTACCAAAACCACTCCCTTTTCCATTTCCTCTCTTAGTATTTCGTCGTAGAAGACGTTCCATAGTGTTGGCCCAAGAATTGACCCCTGAGGCACTATACTGGTTATGTCATGCATCTGAccgtttgaggttataatcGTTCGTTCTGAGAGGTATGACCGTATTATCCTTATCAGATAGTCGCTGACATTTCCTCTTTCTAGCATCGCCATTATGCCCGCCCAGGGAACAGAGTTAAAGGCGTTTTCGATATCTAACAGGATCATAGCGCATAGTTCCTGATCTTTTCTGCCACACTTTGCACTTTCTGGATAGCGTTTATCGTCGACCTGCCCGAGCGGAAGCCGAATTGGTTTTCACTAATTATTTGTCGATCTTCTATTTCTCTGTTCAGAGTCTCTCTAATCAACACTTCCATCAGCTTAGCCATTGTATTTTCAGGCATATTGGTCGATAAGTCGGATTTCCCTCTACGTCGTCCTTTGGCTTTTGAATAACACCAGTTTCACGGTCTTCCAGATCTTGGGAAATATTCCCTCTTtcaagtaattattaaaaatgcttaGGAAGGTTGTCTTATTCCCAATTACGCTCTCAATTAATATTTCCGGTGTAATGTTATCCGGTTCGGGTGCCTTCTTTCTCCGAATCTTTCCTATTGCCTCCTCCAGATCttccattttaaataattggaCATTTGCAATTCTCTTCTATTCCACTTAATCTAACTGTGTaggaaacaattttttgatttgttctTGGTTAGTTCTGTCTGATAGTTATGAGATAAGCTTTCCCCTATATATCATCCTCATGAAGTTCTTGACATAGATCTCTCCATTTTTTCTTTGCTTTCCGCTATAAGTTTTTTGAGCTTTTTCCTTTTCTCCTTGTGTCCTTTCGCCATCTCATCCACCTCACCATCTCTTACATTTCTCTCTCTTATTCTTGTTAATCGCCTTCTAAGCTTGTTGCATTCCGATTTTTGGACCGCTATATCTCCATTCCACCAGTACAGCCCTTTATGGACTCGATTACCACTGCCTTTCTTAAACGTTTCGTTGCATAATCTCTTAATGTCCTCTGCGATTTCCTCCGCATTTGTGTTTACATCAGCTGCAAACAGGTCTTTACAGCTCTCCGAGTATCTTTCAAGAGTAGGCAGGGAAACTCTCCACCCCTCCTGCTTCGTATCCACATTCGTTTCGGGCAACATGCTAGCCATTTCGAATATAATTATGTGGTGGTCGCTAAGATTTTCTGTGCTATCTTCCACATGCCAGTTTCTTATGTTGCAAACCACGCCATCTGTTGCTGCTGTAAAGTTGTTGGCCATAAACCATTCCTCAAGTACTTTCCCTCGTTGGTTTGCTATTGGTGACCCAATCCATAACACATTTAGCGTTCAAATCACCACCCACCactatttttttcgttttatatttaattactaATTCCATATTATACAGCAGCCACATCTCGGGTGGGCGAGAAATAACAGGAGATACAAACACAACATTCAACACATACAAAACCCCTTCCTATAAATGTATCTATCACAGTAGTATTTCTTTGTATATCTATAAAAGTATCACAGTTACTGTCACATGAAAGCGCTTTTGCGTATCTTTTATTTGGTTCACAGCCGATAACTACCACAACATCTTCCTCTtccatatattttttcattaactcATGTGCCTCATACACTCTATTAAAGTTAAGTTGTGCTATCTTTTGGAGACCTTCTTTAATTACCAGTTTGCATCTTTTCTTCTTTGTCTTTTGCCTTTCTTTTCGTGTTGCTTTTCTCGCCGAAGCTAGTTCTTTTTTAAACAGTTCACATTTCCCAGAACCCGCTTTGTGACCAGATTTATTACACAAGGGGCATTCTTCTTCGTTATTACACTCTTTAAATGTGTTGCCTTCCTTTTCACACTTATAGCAAACTTTAGTTCTGTCAGTTCCTTTGCAACTTCTCGTGACCTGCTGACCTGCTATCGTGTTTCTCGAGATTGGTTTTATACTATCTGAAGATGATAAACGCCCAGCTTCACTCAGTACATACTGTTTATTCTGTTTGTCTGATAAGAGTTCATCCATAAAACGCTGTAGTCTTCCCTGTTCTTTTTCGTATTCACCCATATCACTGAAATAGTCACATGTTCTTAGAAAATTTGGCTTTGTCTAGCAGCCCACGTGAATCATATTCGCTTCACACTAAGAATGGATTTAtgtacagaaaaaaaatttagaatttatgTTATGGTGGCAGTTAACATGTTAAGCTACACTTAATTTACCATACTATGAAAGCTTTCATACCATATTGTGACAGCTGCTAATTCTGCCGTTCTAAGCGTAtctgaaaaattatatttatttaaattgaagttTAATGTAAATGCAACGTACCTTATTAATGAATACAGAGTATGAGGACTTTAAcctaaaatattcaaattttgtatGCATATTGAAACGAATGTAGTAATGCTGATATGCATGAAGCATAGCTGTAATAAAAAGCataattaatcaaaagatttaCACCTTCACCTGGTAATGCCTTGGCCGTAAGCGACATCGGCAAAAGTGGTGAAATGATCAATAACCTTACTTCATAAAGCCAAGGCTGCTTGTCATTATCAGTTGCAGGTGAACACTGAACTGAAACTGATCTTTGAAAACCTTAACTAACTTAAATACAGTTACTAGGGAAATATGTAAACTTTCTATGCTatgatttatcaaaataattatctttaaatttcttattttgtatttttttttgtttcagaaattaataaatcaagatTCTGACACAACCTCCTTCTGTAAAGAAAGTATACAAAATCTAAATGAATCTATTTATGAAAGATTAATAGAAGATAGTTTATCAAGTTCTATAATTGAAAATCCAAAACCTATTTTAATCGATGTTGCAACAGAAACTGATCCAATTGAAAATAACTGTGAAAAAGTTAGGAcgttaaaaattagaatacCAAAACATATTTTGACACAAACAACAGAAAGCGGGCCATCTTCTGACAATGAACTGGAGGAAGATAACAATGAGGATTCAGAGAACCAAATACGCTTAGAAAGCGATGACGATGACACTCCTATTGCAACGTTAAAGAGAAAGTATAGGTCGGTTCGAGCGCATAAAATGTTTGAATCTCGTTTCTTAAGCGAATCCGAGTCCGATTCTGAGCCAATTtccaaaagaaataaatctaataagTATTATATCGACGATGACTACAGTGGCAATGACACTGACAACGAAGAAGATGTACAAGAGTttgaggaagaagaagaagaagaaaaagaacaaGAAAATACCTCAGACTGGAAACGAATTCGACCACAAAGACGAAAAAATCAAACTCAAGACGAAATCGAAGCAATTCCAGATAAACTAGTAGAGAAACAGAGCGTtgatcaaaaatataataacgaaccttattcaaaatattgtgCATTTTGTGATCGATATTTTTGGGGAAATTCACAACTTAAGGCGCATCAAAGAGTGCATTTTCGATGTGGTTTTTGTACGAAAGGATTTGAATCTCACGAAGTGTTACAAGAGCACTTGGTTAATGTTTGCTACAATAACATAATCAATCAGAAACTTTCTGTGTCTGTGGTGCGCGTAGATGACGATGTGGAATTAATACGAACTTATCAATCAGCTTTTgacaaatattttcaagatataGCTAGTGGTGTTTATAATAATCCTAGTAAGTTACTAAGTTTCGTTTCTGCATGTTGCTACAAAGTTCTGCCTTTATGtgtaatcatttttaaattaatgtgttttttatcattttgcAGAATTAATCAACAAACTATTAGTCAAACATCATTTAAGTCATAACGGAACGATTACTAAAGTTGAAAAATACGAAATCCGCaagattttcattaaattttctcatATAGATAACTCCCCCGTTTACAAGAATTTATCCGTACAAACAAAGCGTTTGCAAACCGATACATCTCATCctcaattaaataatatagttTTAGATGATGCGTACACAGACCTCAAATTGTTTGACATTCCAATTCATTTCGTTACCGATAAACTGCAGTCCGCATATGTGTCGTTTGCAAAACCAGCTAAGGATAAGAAAGTTCGCGATTTGTGGACGGCTATGAACGTAATCgacatttttgacaaaaatagAAGGTTTCGTAATCATTTACCTACTAAAATATTACCTCAAAACAACTTGCAAAACAATATATTAACTTCAATGCTTCCACCAATGGTGCCACTAAACACAGGAGTGAGAAAGTCATTATATCGAGTTATGCCCGCAGATGGATTGCAACCACAAATTAGACCGAATTATCCAGTGCATAGTTTTGGTAACATGCATGATAGCGCTAGAGTAGGTCCCAACGTATTAAGACAACCATTTAGGCAACCACAAAAAGCCATTGGACCTTCTGGACCTAACCAAAATGTAccaaatctaaaaattaaatacatagCGACTCATGCACCTAGTGCTCCCAAAAACAATATTCACAcaacaaacacaaaaattaattctgaAGAGACCGATTCTCAAAAACACACAACGAGTCCCATAATATTAAATGTTCTTCTCaatgaaaaatcgaaaaattcgCGGAACATTACTGAACAACAGGGAAATGAATCTGAATCAAATAATCCTAGGTGCTATATTCGAAGGACTTACAATCGTAAGCCAACCAAACCAAACCCGCTTGAATCTGCCAATATTTCAAAAGCTGTTTGTGATAACTTTAAACTTCacgttttgaaacaaaacaaaGACCCAAATAATCAAACCGAATCAATAACGCCAGAGGCACATATGAAACAAAGCGGT
This genomic stretch from Onthophagus taurus isolate NC chromosome 7, IU_Otau_3.0, whole genome shotgun sequence harbors:
- the LOC111425103 gene encoding uncharacterized protein; this encodes MSDIHQLCRLCLSNENLVDVFDEQLTNAYKLRLCVVLCTGIEIEATDQVSKLICNSCSSLVIDLYKFRRAAVANDKSLKKLINQDSDTTSFCKESIQNLNESIYERLIEDSLSSSIIENPKPILIDVATETDPIENNCEKVRTLKIRIPKHILTQTTESGPSSDNELEEDNNEDSENQIRLESDDDDTPIATLKRKYRSVRAHKMFESRFLSESESDSEPISKRNKSNKYYIDDDYSGNDTDNEEDVQEFEEEEEEEKEQENTSDWKRIRPQRRKNQTQDEIEAIPDKLVEKQSVDQKYNNEPYSKYCAFCDRYFWGNSQLKAHQRVHFRCGFCTKGFESHEVLQEHLVNVCYNNIINQKLSVSVVRVDDDVELIRTYQSAFDKYFQDIASGVYNNPKLINKLLVKHHLSHNGTITKVEKYEIRKIFIKFSHIDNSPVYKNLSVQTKRLQTDTSHPQLNNIVLDDAYTDLKLFDIPIHFVTDKLQSAYVSFAKPAKDKKVRDLWTAMNVIDIFDKNRRFRNHLPTKILPQNNLQNNILTSMLPPMVPLNTGVRKSLYRVMPADGLQPQIRPNYPVHSFGNMHDSARVGPNVLRQPFRQPQKAIGPSGPNQNVPNLKIKYIATHAPSAPKNNIHTTNTKINSEETDSQKHTTSPIILNVLLNEKSKNSRNITEQQGNESESNNPRCYIRRTYNRKPTKPNPLESANISKAVCDNFKLHVLKQNKDPNNQTESITPEAHMKQSGPIQNNLDISYPPRPNTAIRNMLQNISSEISIEPNYRKQNQTNANQLKSFNNESTDNTPKPTNNLSKPTTMTNKPKAYPRPIIVKEELQPEEEEYITSDQAPSSNEDFSTGVEVKDEQELEDHNYSQMGVTEDPIYNTSNVYTNTVQPNLSYSEQHPLQYHSLPQQYYKPMSQATNQPAVRNRFPTTQPYRQVQYRGRAQMPMYHPRLNQPVPNIINPPIPSNTLVPGNSFTNNFLPNNMYHRPYNNNYNNYNMYQPSYQNQYSSYNSQTQPAMDFNSPYQPEPISQDTESKLHVKQPWEMFR